One Gloeobacter morelensis MG652769 DNA window includes the following coding sequences:
- a CDS encoding ribbon-helix-helix domain-containing protein: protein MGGKTDLDRVVAYVPTELKKELEQWAEAEERSVSWLVAKLIDRALQQRRERDTPGEDGFLLAFANIEKTG, encoded by the coding sequence ATGGGCGGCAAGACCGATCTCGACAGGGTGGTGGCCTACGTACCCACCGAGTTGAAAAAAGAACTGGAGCAGTGGGCGGAGGCGGAGGAGCGCTCGGTCTCCTGGCTGGTCGCCAAGCTCATCGACAGAGCCCTGCAGCAGCGCCGGGAGCGCGACACGCCGGGTGAGGACGGGTTTTTGCTGGCCTTTGCCAATATCGAGAAGACCGGGTAA
- a CDS encoding M15 family metallopeptidase, whose protein sequence is MAPGPSQAQPEPPPPILPVPVSTPTEAELPPVDLLPAPEPLLQPELEAEIPLLRPPEPEPPPAPERLQPDKPVPSIAYPPYKEAARRDLRLVAGNSTVRGRKEYLSNEAAWAFARMREAAIKAGVRLLLISGFRDRTRQARIFAKQIARKGSLGAALQLVAPPGFSEHHTGYAMDLGDALYPKTHLETTFENTPAFRWLSRSAARFGFELSYPPGNAVGVSYEPWHWRYVGSKKGKTLFSAAKGR, encoded by the coding sequence TTGGCGCCAGGTCCGTCCCAAGCGCAGCCGGAGCCGCCGCCGCCGATTCTGCCTGTGCCTGTGTCGACCCCGACTGAAGCCGAATTGCCGCCGGTGGATTTGTTGCCGGCTCCTGAACCGCTCTTACAACCTGAGCTGGAAGCGGAAATTCCGCTTTTACGCCCACCTGAACCTGAGCCCCCGCCAGCCCCCGAGCGCCTCCAACCGGACAAACCGGTCCCCAGCATCGCCTACCCGCCCTACAAAGAGGCAGCGCGCCGCGATTTGCGTCTGGTGGCAGGCAACAGTACGGTTCGCGGACGCAAAGAATATCTGAGCAACGAAGCTGCGTGGGCGTTTGCGCGGATGCGGGAAGCCGCCATTAAAGCGGGAGTGAGGCTCCTTTTGATCTCCGGTTTTCGCGACCGCACCAGGCAAGCGCGGATTTTTGCAAAACAAATAGCCAGAAAAGGCTCCCTGGGCGCCGCACTCCAACTGGTGGCCCCACCCGGCTTCAGCGAGCACCACACGGGCTACGCCATGGATCTGGGCGACGCGCTCTATCCGAAAACACATCTGGAGACCACCTTTGAGAACACCCCTGCCTTCCGCTGGCTCAGCCGCAGCGCCGCCCGCTTCGGGTTTGAACTTTCTTACCCGCCGGGCAACGCCGTAGGCGTCAGCTACGAACCCTGGCACTGGCGGTATGTTGGGTCCAAAAAGGGAAAGACACTTTTTTCGGCGGCCAAGGGTAGATAG
- a CDS encoding tRNA (cytidine(34)-2'-O)-methyltransferase — translation MGREALHVVLVDPEIPPNTGNVARTCAATGTSLHLVGTLGFQLSDKYLKRAGLDYWDHVDLHYHPELETLLAQQSEQRFVLTSARRGVCLWDFAFQPGDWLLFGSESRGLPDGLFADERYPAVTIPLAEPAVRSLNLSNAVAVVLFEALRQLGLPSG, via the coding sequence ATGGGCCGTGAAGCTCTCCATGTCGTGCTGGTGGACCCGGAGATCCCTCCCAACACCGGCAATGTGGCGCGCACCTGTGCCGCCACCGGCACCAGTCTGCATCTGGTAGGGACTTTGGGCTTTCAATTGAGCGACAAATACCTCAAGCGCGCCGGGCTCGACTACTGGGACCATGTCGATTTGCACTACCATCCCGAGCTTGAAACATTACTGGCACAACAATCTGAGCAGCGCTTTGTACTCACCAGCGCCCGCCGGGGAGTGTGCCTGTGGGACTTTGCTTTTCAGCCCGGCGACTGGCTGCTTTTCGGCTCCGAAAGCCGTGGACTGCCCGATGGGCTATTTGCGGACGAACGCTATCCGGCAGTAACCATTCCCCTTGCCGAACCGGCGGTTCGCAGCTTGAATCTCTCCAATGCCGTGGCCGTGGTCCTTTTTGAAGCGCTTCGCCAGTTGGGCCTGCCTTCAGGCTAA
- a CDS encoding glycosyltransferase family 2 protein, whose translation MPQSISVVVPVFNEQDNLPELYRRLTAVLGGLGSSYEIIFVDDASSDRTPHLVRQFIQADPRVRLLSFSRNFGHQVAVTAGLNFTGSEAVVIMDGDLQDPPELLPQLLDKWRAGFKVVFARRTQRGREPASKRLFAFLYYRLLQRLAEVQMPVDSGDFCLLDRQIVDLLNAMPERNRYLRGLRSWVGFDQAEVTFERPARLAGEPKYTFTKSLALALDGLVSFSRLPLRLATWLGFFTGFLALVMVGLVIYWRFFTASPLNGFGALAAAVFFIGAVQLITVGILGEYVGRIYEEIKNRPLYILKDAQGFERPVPGRVGKAPFSNGP comes from the coding sequence ATGCCTCAGTCGATTTCTGTTGTCGTTCCTGTCTTCAACGAACAAGACAATCTGCCCGAGCTGTACCGGCGACTTACGGCGGTGCTGGGCGGCCTGGGGAGTTCTTACGAAATTATTTTTGTCGACGATGCGAGCAGCGACCGCACGCCCCACCTCGTTCGCCAGTTCATCCAGGCCGATCCGCGCGTGCGGCTGTTGAGTTTTTCGCGCAACTTCGGCCATCAGGTGGCGGTCACCGCCGGGCTCAACTTCACCGGCAGCGAAGCGGTCGTGATCATGGACGGCGACCTGCAAGATCCGCCCGAACTGCTGCCGCAACTATTGGACAAATGGCGAGCGGGCTTCAAGGTGGTCTTTGCCAGGCGTACCCAGCGCGGCCGCGAACCTGCCTCCAAGCGGTTGTTTGCTTTTCTGTACTATCGGCTGTTGCAGCGGCTGGCGGAGGTGCAGATGCCGGTGGACAGCGGCGATTTTTGCCTGCTCGACCGCCAGATCGTGGACTTGCTCAACGCCATGCCCGAGCGCAACCGCTACTTGCGGGGTCTGCGCTCGTGGGTGGGTTTTGACCAGGCGGAGGTGACCTTCGAGCGGCCCGCGCGCCTCGCGGGCGAACCCAAGTACACCTTCACCAAATCCCTCGCCCTCGCCCTCGATGGGTTGGTTTCCTTCTCGCGGCTGCCGTTGCGTCTGGCCACCTGGCTCGGGTTTTTCACGGGTTTTTTGGCCCTGGTGATGGTGGGATTGGTCATCTACTGGCGCTTTTTTACGGCTTCCCCCCTCAACGGCTTCGGTGCCCTCGCGGCGGCGGTGTTTTTTATCGGGGCGGTGCAGCTCATTACCGTCGGTATCCTGGGCGAGTACGTGGGCCGCATCTACGAAGAAATCAAAAACCGGCCGCTCTACATCCTCAAAGACGCCCAGGGTTTCGAGCGCCCGGTGCCGGGGCGGGTGGGCAAGGCTCCGTTCAGCAATGGGCCGTGA
- the wecB gene encoding non-hydrolyzing UDP-N-acetylglucosamine 2-epimerase: MSKVAIVLGTRPEAVKLAPVILGFRSCPHLRTRVILTGQHREMLYQTLGWFEIEADADLQIMTPRQSLADITCRALVGLEAVLTDERPDLVLVQGDTTTTFAAALAAFYQKIPLGHVEAGLRTGVADDPYPEEMNRRLTSRLAALHFAPTMRAAENLKREGILDHVYLTGNTVIDALHTIASRKPECPVAGLDWEKSRVMLVTAHRRENWGQPLENIAHALVDILEAHPDTALVLPLHKNPTVREPLQRILGAHPRAFLDEPFDYPQLVGALQRSTLVLTDSGGLQEEAPAFGKPVLVLRETTERPEAIEAGVALKVGTDRTAIARTAHALLTDAALYGQMARAVNPFGDGHATGRILRPTLAYLGLPSD, encoded by the coding sequence ATGAGCAAAGTGGCCATTGTCCTGGGAACCCGGCCGGAGGCGGTGAAGCTGGCCCCGGTGATCCTGGGCTTTCGAAGCTGTCCGCACCTGCGGACGCGGGTGATCCTCACCGGTCAACACCGGGAGATGCTCTATCAGACCCTCGGTTGGTTCGAAATCGAGGCGGACGCCGATTTGCAGATTATGACGCCGCGCCAGAGCCTGGCCGACATTACCTGCAGGGCGCTGGTGGGCCTCGAAGCCGTCCTCACCGACGAGCGCCCCGACCTGGTGCTGGTGCAGGGAGACACCACGACCACCTTTGCCGCGGCCCTCGCCGCCTTCTACCAAAAAATTCCCCTGGGCCACGTCGAAGCGGGCCTGCGCACAGGAGTCGCAGACGACCCGTACCCCGAGGAGATGAACCGTCGCCTCACCTCGCGCCTGGCAGCGCTGCACTTTGCCCCGACGATGCGCGCGGCGGAGAACCTCAAGCGCGAAGGCATCCTCGATCACGTCTACCTCACCGGCAACACCGTCATCGACGCGCTGCACACCATCGCCAGCCGCAAGCCCGAGTGCCCGGTGGCGGGTCTCGACTGGGAAAAGTCGCGGGTGATGCTGGTCACCGCCCACCGCCGCGAGAACTGGGGTCAACCGCTCGAAAACATCGCCCACGCCCTGGTCGATATTCTCGAAGCGCACCCGGACACCGCCCTGGTGCTGCCTTTGCATAAAAATCCGACCGTGCGCGAACCGCTCCAGCGCATCCTCGGTGCGCACCCACGCGCCTTTTTGGACGAACCTTTCGACTACCCACAGCTGGTGGGTGCCCTGCAGCGCTCCACGCTGGTGCTCACCGACTCAGGCGGACTGCAGGAGGAAGCGCCCGCCTTCGGTAAACCGGTGCTGGTGCTGCGCGAGACCACCGAGCGGCCCGAGGCGATCGAGGCGGGGGTGGCCCTCAAAGTCGGTACCGACCGCACCGCCATCGCCCGTACCGCCCACGCACTGCTCACCGACGCTGCCCTCTACGGGCAGATGGCCCGGGCGGTCAACCCCTTCGGCGATGGCCACGCGACCGGGCGTATTTTGCGCCCGACCCTGGCCTATCTGGGGTTGCCCTCAGATTGA
- a CDS encoding YggS family pyridoxal phosphate-dependent enzyme produces the protein MGVAERIEWLRSQLPAAVRLVAVTKQVPVEHIREAYACGLRDFGESRIQEVQQKIPQLTDLQGVSWHLIGSLQRNKARPALEVFDWIHSVDSFPLAERLASLMDSVGRRPRLLLQVKLAADPSKSGWSQAELEAALPRLAALPQLDIRGLTAIAPLGLGEQGNLTLFGRVAALARDLGRRAGEAGWQHIRMEELSMGMSGDYPQAIAAGATMVRLGQVLFGSRLPLRRNGDE, from the coding sequence GTGGGAGTTGCTGAGCGGATCGAATGGCTGCGGTCACAACTGCCCGCCGCAGTGCGGTTGGTGGCTGTGACCAAACAGGTGCCTGTCGAGCACATTCGTGAGGCTTATGCTTGCGGCCTTCGGGATTTTGGTGAAAGCCGGATCCAGGAAGTCCAACAAAAAATTCCGCAATTGACGGACCTTCAAGGAGTGTCCTGGCACTTGATTGGCAGTCTGCAGCGCAACAAAGCCCGCCCGGCCCTGGAAGTCTTCGACTGGATCCACTCCGTCGATAGCTTTCCGCTTGCCGAGCGGCTGGCGTCGCTGATGGACAGCGTTGGCCGCCGACCGCGGCTGCTCCTGCAGGTCAAGCTTGCCGCCGATCCGAGCAAATCGGGTTGGTCGCAGGCCGAACTGGAGGCGGCGCTGCCGCGGCTTGCCGCTTTGCCGCAGCTCGATATTCGGGGGTTGACGGCGATTGCGCCGTTGGGGCTCGGCGAGCAGGGCAACTTGACGCTCTTTGGCCGGGTCGCCGCCCTCGCCCGCGACCTCGGCCGCCGCGCCGGGGAAGCCGGTTGGCAGCATATCCGTATGGAGGAATTGTCGATGGGCATGTCCGGCGACTATCCGCAGGCGATTGCGGCCGGGGCGACGATGGTGCGCCTGGGTCAAGTCCTGTTCGGTTCACGTCTACCGCTACGGAGGAATGGTGATGAGTAG
- a CDS encoding cell division protein SepF, translating into MSSFWSKVKDFVGFGDPLEYEEDGEEYEQVYREENKREEARRAAAAGTAAAATPTAAQTSDASPMGSGPARKRVRAGNVIGMPNSGVNEVLVIEPRSFEEAPQIVQHLRDRKSVILNLTLMDSDQAQRSVDFVAGATFAIDGHQERVGDGIFLFTPSSVMISTEMPSQLRQANQAFGGNFRLNPEAPRRAQG; encoded by the coding sequence ATGAGTAGCTTCTGGTCGAAGGTCAAGGACTTCGTCGGCTTCGGCGATCCCCTTGAGTATGAAGAGGACGGCGAAGAGTACGAGCAGGTCTACCGCGAAGAAAATAAGCGCGAGGAAGCGCGCCGGGCCGCCGCCGCCGGGACCGCCGCTGCCGCTACTCCCACCGCCGCCCAGACGTCCGACGCTTCCCCAATGGGTAGCGGGCCGGCGCGCAAGCGGGTGCGCGCGGGCAACGTGATCGGCATGCCCAACAGTGGCGTCAACGAGGTGCTCGTCATCGAGCCGCGCTCGTTTGAAGAGGCCCCCCAGATCGTCCAGCACCTGCGCGATCGCAAGTCGGTCATCTTGAATCTGACCTTGATGGACAGCGACCAGGCCCAGCGCAGCGTCGATTTTGTGGCCGGGGCCACCTTCGCCATCGACGGCCATCAGGAGCGCGTGGGGGACGGGATCTTCCTGTTTACGCCCAGTAGCGTCATGATCAGCACCGAAATGCCTTCGCAGCTGCGTCAGGCCAACCAGGCCTTCGGCGGCAATTTCCGGCTCAACCCGGAAGCCCCCCGCCGCGCCCAGGGCTAG
- the proC gene encoding pyrroline-5-carboxylate reductase → MNLGIVGGGAMAEALIAGLLAGAVYAPSEIVVSDPTAERGEWLHRRYGVVAVTDNLVPAAAPMLLLAVKPQVFAVVSNQVAPHVRSELVVSILAGVPLARLQAAFAGRAVVRAMPNTPALVRSGITALSRSERVTPEQFAVVRTLFACVGEVVEVPESAMDAVTGLSGSGPGYLALVVEALIDGGVAAGLPRATASQLVLATLRGSAELLIQEKLHPAVLKDRVTSPGGTTIAGIEQLEARSVRGAFIAAVQAATRRARELSR, encoded by the coding sequence ATGAACTTAGGCATCGTCGGCGGCGGTGCGATGGCCGAAGCTTTGATCGCCGGCCTGCTCGCCGGCGCGGTTTATGCACCTTCAGAAATTGTCGTGAGCGACCCGACGGCCGAGCGCGGCGAGTGGCTCCATCGCCGCTACGGCGTGGTGGCCGTCACCGACAACCTGGTTCCCGCCGCTGCTCCGATGCTGCTTTTGGCCGTCAAGCCCCAGGTTTTTGCCGTGGTGAGCAACCAGGTTGCGCCCCATGTGCGCTCCGAACTGGTGGTGTCGATCCTGGCGGGCGTTCCGCTGGCCCGCCTGCAGGCGGCCTTTGCCGGGCGGGCTGTGGTGCGGGCGATGCCCAATACCCCGGCACTGGTGCGCTCCGGGATCACTGCCCTCAGCCGCTCGGAGCGCGTCACCCCGGAGCAGTTTGCCGTTGTGCGGACGCTCTTCGCCTGCGTGGGCGAAGTGGTCGAGGTGCCCGAGTCCGCCATGGATGCGGTGACGGGCCTGTCGGGCTCCGGTCCCGGCTATCTGGCGCTCGTGGTCGAGGCGCTCATCGACGGCGGCGTGGCTGCCGGTCTGCCGCGGGCCACCGCCAGCCAGCTGGTGCTTGCTACCTTGCGCGGCAGCGCGGAGCTGTTGATCCAGGAGAAGCTGCACCCGGCGGTGCTCAAAGACCGCGTCACCAGCCCCGGCGGCACTACCATCGCCGGCATCGAGCAGCTGGAAGCACGCTCGGTGCGCGGGGCATTTATCGCGGCGGTCCAGGCCGCCACCCGCCGCGCCCGGGAACTGTCCAGGTAG
- a CDS encoding retropepsin-like aspartic protease, whose protein sequence is MVAAPACAQTAQVPFESIAGLIVIQARINQGPPAAFIVDTGASVSLLSDRFVRERRLPVRAQRVQLSGIGSARSQSAATMDLDTIQIGPVVARRQAAIVQNLGTFEAILKRPLAGVLGYTFLKHYRLTIDYDRRSLWLEQGAVPTEPN, encoded by the coding sequence TTGGTCGCCGCTCCCGCCTGTGCCCAGACCGCCCAGGTGCCCTTTGAGAGCATTGCCGGGCTCATCGTCATCCAGGCGCGCATCAATCAAGGGCCTCCCGCCGCCTTTATCGTCGATACCGGTGCGAGCGTCAGTTTGCTCAGCGACCGCTTCGTGCGCGAGCGCCGATTGCCGGTGCGCGCTCAGCGGGTGCAACTGTCGGGGATCGGTTCGGCGCGCTCCCAGAGCGCCGCCACCATGGACCTCGACACCATTCAGATCGGTCCGGTCGTCGCCCGCCGTCAGGCGGCCATCGTTCAGAATCTGGGCACCTTCGAGGCGATTCTCAAGCGTCCCCTGGCGGGAGTGCTGGGTTACACATTCTTGAAACATTACCGCCTGACTATCGATTATGACCGGCGCTCGCTCTGGCTGGAACAGGGAGCGGTGCCGACGGAACCCAACTAG
- a CDS encoding RNA-guided endonuclease InsQ/TnpB family protein, whose protein sequence is MYQAFKYRLEPNKSQERELEIVLETHRRLYNDCLEQRKTAYESEKRTLKYTEQSAWFKSQRTDNPWFAALNFSSAQATMRRLDKAFAAFFQRIKAGQTPGYPRFRSRSRFDSFTYPSLGDGVRVMGRKLRLQRIGLVRINLHRPTEGEAKTVTVLTKGGKWYVVITCEVEGWNAPDSPLPATGIDVGIESFLTTADGFSVPTVRPLKHQLKRLRREQRSLSRKKRGSKSRLKQRRKVARVHARVANTRRDVHHKVSRELTRRYGAIAVENLNIAGMLRNHCLARAIADAGWYQFRLILTHKAEKAGVQVVGVNARGTSQECSACGLEVKKMLSVRWHECSCGCSLHRDQNAARNILNRGLLAGMRPGNVKAGDTRLCSRSRLL, encoded by the coding sequence GTGTATCAGGCGTTCAAGTACAGGCTCGAACCCAACAAGAGTCAAGAGCGGGAGCTTGAGATTGTCCTGGAAACTCACCGTCGTCTGTACAACGACTGTCTCGAACAGCGCAAGACCGCCTATGAAAGCGAAAAGCGCACACTCAAGTACACCGAGCAGTCCGCCTGGTTCAAGAGCCAGCGGACCGACAATCCCTGGTTTGCCGCTCTTAACTTCTCCAGCGCCCAGGCGACGATGCGGCGACTGGACAAAGCCTTTGCGGCGTTCTTCCAACGCATCAAGGCAGGACAGACGCCTGGATATCCCCGCTTCAGGAGCAGAAGCAGGTTCGACAGTTTCACCTATCCGAGCCTCGGTGACGGGGTGCGGGTGATGGGTCGCAAGCTTCGGCTGCAGCGCATCGGCCTGGTACGCATCAACTTGCATCGACCGACTGAGGGCGAGGCAAAGACAGTTACCGTTCTCACCAAGGGCGGCAAGTGGTACGTCGTCATCACCTGCGAAGTGGAGGGCTGGAACGCCCCGGATAGCCCCTTGCCCGCCACCGGCATTGATGTCGGCATCGAGAGCTTTTTGACCACGGCGGACGGTTTTTCGGTCCCAACCGTCCGGCCGCTCAAGCACCAATTGAAGCGGTTGCGTCGTGAGCAGCGTTCCCTGAGTCGCAAAAAGCGAGGCAGCAAAAGCCGTCTTAAGCAGCGGCGCAAGGTGGCGAGAGTCCACGCCAGGGTGGCCAATACCCGGCGTGATGTCCACCACAAAGTTTCGAGAGAATTGACCCGGCGCTACGGAGCGATAGCCGTGGAGAACTTGAACATCGCAGGGATGCTCAGGAACCACTGTCTGGCCCGAGCGATAGCCGATGCCGGTTGGTACCAGTTTCGGCTCATCCTGACGCACAAAGCTGAAAAAGCTGGTGTGCAGGTGGTGGGAGTCAATGCGCGAGGCACCTCGCAAGAGTGCTCTGCCTGCGGGCTGGAAGTGAAGAAAATGCTTTCGGTTCGCTGGCATGAGTGTTCCTGCGGGTGTTCGTTGCACAGAGACCAGAACGCGGCTCGGAATATTCTGAACCGTGGTCTGCTGGCCGGGATGCGGCCAGGGAACGTCAAGGCTGGGGATACTCGGCTTTGTTCCAGAAGCCGTCTGCTTTAG
- the tnpA gene encoding IS200/IS605 family transposase — protein MERYARNAGAVFSLKLHLVWCPKYRRGVLVGPVELRLKELLYQKAAELEMTIHILKVMPDRVHIFVEFDPRWGVAEIVNRIKGYTSRVLRKEFASLTTWLPTPWSRSYFAATVGAVSEKTIQKYIEQQKGK, from the coding sequence ATGGAGCGATACGCAAGAAACGCCGGGGCAGTTTTCAGTCTCAAGTTGCATCTGGTCTGGTGTCCGAAGTACCGGCGCGGGGTTCTTGTCGGGCCTGTTGAACTCAGGCTCAAAGAGCTTCTTTACCAAAAAGCAGCCGAGCTTGAAATGACAATTCACATCCTGAAGGTAATGCCCGACCGCGTTCACATCTTTGTTGAATTTGACCCTCGGTGGGGCGTAGCAGAGATCGTCAATCGCATCAAAGGCTACACCAGCCGCGTACTCAGGAAAGAGTTTGCCTCTCTTACCACCTGGCTGCCCACGCCGTGGTCCAGGTCGTACTTTGCTGCGACCGTTGGAGCCGTGAGCGAAAAGACGATTCAGAAGTACATCGAACAACAGAAGGGCAAGTAA
- the hisA gene encoding 1-(5-phosphoribosyl)-5-[(5-phosphoribosylamino)methylideneamino]imidazole-4-carboxamide isomerase, with product MDIIPAIDILDGRCVRLYQGNYQLAETYGEDPVAVACNWAKLGAPRLHVVDLDGARQGMPVHLDALEAIVTQVPCPVQFGGGLRSIEAVSAVLDRGVDRVILGTAAVENPALIRECCERFGGRIAVGLDARGGQVAVRGWRETSEVEVTELAGEMEKLGVSAIVYTDILKDGTLTGPNLVELQRLTDAVKVPIIASGGVGTLADVLYLLALEPRGLQGVIIGRALYTGDVDLAEALRAAGPSRWQDVPPDDVAFA from the coding sequence ATGGATATTATTCCTGCGATTGACATACTCGACGGCCGCTGCGTGCGCCTCTACCAGGGCAACTACCAGCTTGCTGAGACCTACGGGGAGGACCCGGTAGCCGTTGCCTGCAACTGGGCGAAACTGGGGGCGCCGCGGCTGCACGTGGTCGACCTGGACGGTGCGCGCCAGGGGATGCCCGTGCACCTTGACGCCCTCGAAGCGATCGTCACCCAGGTGCCCTGCCCGGTGCAGTTCGGGGGTGGCCTGCGCAGCATCGAGGCGGTCAGCGCCGTGCTCGATCGCGGCGTAGACCGGGTGATCCTGGGCACCGCCGCGGTCGAAAATCCCGCGCTTATCCGCGAGTGCTGCGAGCGCTTCGGCGGCAGAATCGCCGTCGGCCTCGACGCGCGCGGCGGGCAGGTGGCGGTGCGCGGCTGGCGGGAAACCTCGGAAGTGGAGGTGACCGAACTGGCCGGCGAGATGGAAAAGCTCGGCGTCAGCGCCATCGTCTACACCGACATCCTCAAAGACGGTACCCTCACCGGTCCGAACCTGGTGGAGCTGCAGCGGCTCACCGACGCGGTCAAAGTGCCGATCATCGCCTCCGGCGGCGTGGGCACCCTGGCGGATGTGCTCTACCTGCTGGCGCTGGAGCCGCGCGGATTGCAGGGAGTGATTATCGGCCGGGCCCTCTACACGGGCGATGTCGATCTGGCCGAGGCGCTCAGGGCGGCCGGGCCGAGCCGCTGGCAGGATGTTCCCCCGGACGATGTGGCCTTCGCCTGA
- a CDS encoding energy transducer TonB has product MVRLLFCSMLALSLAGPLAAPLLAQEPKAASNPELKAYQVKVRDRVLEYWQPPDIDSDTRLQVLVRVDRDGKVSKREVKTLGDAPPAKAAEEAVLDAIGRAQPFPTVPPNVAPFYVEVRFNLKVAAKTLPTPKCYPVATFIDLPADQQPAVKSAITNLTGLLRDSVGEKEIFSVVDDRAKADLLIEASSDPTLARNDKTSFIGSYTVNEALTTGTARLGLKNRAGADLSSEQLSLNAMQLLGRSLGLPSAGGTADSIMSEARLAPRLTPEQLRIASDTVKGASCTAQTAQRGFQVKTADAGTK; this is encoded by the coding sequence ATGGTCCGGTTGCTCTTTTGTTCGATGCTTGCTTTGTCCCTTGCGGGTCCTTTGGCGGCGCCGCTCTTGGCCCAGGAGCCGAAGGCGGCTTCCAACCCCGAATTGAAGGCTTATCAAGTCAAAGTGCGCGACCGGGTGTTGGAGTACTGGCAGCCGCCCGATATCGACAGCGACACCCGTCTGCAAGTGCTCGTGCGGGTCGACCGCGACGGCAAGGTCAGCAAACGCGAGGTCAAGACCCTGGGGGATGCTCCCCCCGCCAAGGCGGCCGAAGAAGCGGTGCTCGACGCCATCGGTCGCGCCCAGCCGTTTCCGACGGTACCGCCGAACGTGGCACCCTTCTATGTCGAGGTGCGCTTCAACCTCAAAGTGGCCGCCAAGACCCTGCCCACCCCCAAGTGCTACCCGGTGGCGACGTTCATCGATCTGCCCGCCGACCAGCAACCCGCCGTCAAATCGGCCATCACCAACCTCACCGGGTTACTGCGCGACAGCGTCGGCGAGAAAGAAATTTTTAGCGTCGTCGACGATCGCGCCAAGGCGGACTTGCTGATCGAAGCGTCGAGCGACCCGACGCTGGCGCGCAACGACAAGACCAGCTTCATCGGCAGCTACACCGTCAACGAAGCCCTCACCACCGGCACCGCGCGCCTTGGCCTCAAAAATAGAGCGGGCGCGGATCTGAGCTCCGAGCAACTCAGCCTCAATGCGATGCAGCTGTTGGGCCGCAGTCTGGGATTGCCCAGCGCCGGAGGTACTGCCGATTCGATCATGTCGGAGGCGCGGCTGGCGCCGCGGCTGACCCCGGAGCAATTGCGCATCGCCTCCGACACGGTCAAAGGGGCGAGTTGCACCGCCCAGACCGCCCAGCGCGGCTTCCAGGTAAAAACCGCCGACGCGGGCACCAAGTAG
- the rsmG gene encoding 16S rRNA (guanine(527)-N(7))-methyltransferase RsmG, which translates to MDPGALWQDLGWQPDTLQARSFERLYELVLAGNARLNLTRITGREEFWEKHLFDSLRGLAEFQDQKELSLIDIGTGAGFPGLPVAIAHPDWYVVLVDSVRKKIAFVLSTIQALGLTNAQALTGRAEDLAHRREHRESYDLAVLRAVAQANVCAEYALPFVKLGGAAVLYRGNWEVQEEVELARACRALGGEIVEVDAFELPVSRAVRHCVVIRKIGLGLRVFPRPAGLPTQHPLGAIEGAPRVESVEPEEP; encoded by the coding sequence ATGGACCCTGGGGCGCTCTGGCAGGATCTGGGCTGGCAGCCGGATACACTCCAGGCCCGCAGCTTTGAGCGGCTCTACGAACTGGTACTCGCGGGCAACGCCCGGCTCAACCTCACCCGCATCACAGGACGCGAGGAATTCTGGGAGAAGCACCTGTTCGACTCCCTGCGCGGGCTTGCTGAATTTCAAGATCAAAAAGAACTGAGCCTCATCGACATCGGCACCGGCGCGGGTTTTCCGGGGCTGCCTGTCGCTATCGCCCACCCCGACTGGTATGTGGTGCTCGTCGATTCGGTGCGCAAAAAAATTGCCTTCGTGCTCTCCACCATCCAGGCTCTGGGACTCACCAACGCCCAGGCCCTGACCGGTCGGGCGGAGGATCTGGCCCATCGCCGCGAGCACCGCGAAAGCTACGATCTGGCGGTGCTCAGGGCCGTGGCCCAGGCCAACGTGTGTGCGGAGTACGCTCTGCCCTTTGTCAAGCTGGGCGGTGCGGCGGTGCTTTACCGGGGCAACTGGGAGGTGCAGGAGGAGGTGGAACTGGCCCGGGCCTGCCGGGCGCTGGGCGGGGAGATTGTCGAAGTGGACGCCTTTGAGCTGCCGGTGAGCCGGGCGGTGCGCCACTGCGTCGTGATTCGCAAAATCGGGTTGGGGCTCAGGGTATTCCCGCGCCCGGCGGGCTTGCCCACACAACATCCCCTCGGAGCCATCGAAGGGGCCCCGAGGGTCGAATCGGTGGAGCCGGAGGAGCCTTAG